TGCATTAAGGCGAGTTTACGACTAAGTGTTTCGGGTGTAATCCCGAGTAACAGAGCCATATCTTTTTTGAAAACAGGCAAGCGGATCTCATGTTTTGCATGATTTCGGGTATGAAAATACAAAAGCAACTTGGCAATCTTCTGTTCCGTTGTCATCGCACTGAGCGAGCTGTTCCATTCATCTGTTTCACGGAGCAGCTTGGAAAAGGCAAGCAGGAAATGATAAGCAAGCTTCGGATCATGTTCAAGTAATTGGTCAAAGTCAGGCTTGCTGATAGAGCAGATGGCTGAAGGCTCCAGAACTTCGGCGTTCGCGGCATGTGGTTTTTGGTGTAACAGGGAATCTTGTCCGAAGAAATCTCCGGGAAACAGAAACCGGATAATATGTTCCTTGCCATTTTCATTGTATTTGGATAACTTTACACATCCCTGGTGAACCACATAAAGCGTATCGGAGCGTTCTTCCTCCTGGACGACAACTTCGCCTTTGTTATATTTGCGGGTATGCAGAAGGGAGGTCAGCAATGCTGCTTCGGATGGATCAAGATGCTGGAACAGAGATACTTTGGAGAAACAGGCATCCTTCGCTTCGTGCGCACAGATCATCGTTTAATCACCTCGAATGGTTCAGGATAGTCATAGTCATTGTCATGTTTCAGTGAGACATTGCGGGTCCGCCATGATCAATACCGTCCTTGGTTACACGGAGAACAGCGGAAGCTCCTTTGGCTACATGATTGAACTGATGGGTTACAATCGGATAGTCGCCTTCTTCGGTTACGGTGAACTCTACGACGGCTCCACCACTTGCGGGAAGCATAACCGTCTGTATTCCATACTGGATGTTACGTGGGTTACCATCGGTATACACACGGTCCATTATTGTCCCGACAATGTGGAAGGATGAGACTTCATTGGGTCCGGCATTACTGACATAGATCCGCACTGTATCTCCTACTTTGGCTAGCAGGGGGCGCTTGGTCAATCCATAATCATTGCCGTTAAATACGACATATTCCGGTTCCCCGTTCAAAAAGGCCTCGTAATCATGTTCTTTATACCATTCACTTTGAACAAGGGTATACTCACGATCAACCAAGTGATCGGAAGGGTATCCTGCCTTGGGTTCCACAATAATCATGCCGTACATCCCGTTTGCGATATGGGCAAGAACCGGTTTGGTTCCACAGTGATACATGAATACACCGGATGAGGAGGTTGGATAGGTGAACGTGCCTTCCTCGCCTGGCATAACATCAATAAATTTGCTGCTGGGAGCAGCATGTACAGCGTGAAAATCCATGGAGTGAGGCAGGCTGGAATCTTTATTTTTTAACGTGAACACCAAGGTATCTCCCTCGGTCACTCTTAGGATGGGTCCGGGAACGGTACCATTAAATGTCCAAGCGTTGTAGATTACGCCTTCGGAGATTTCGATATCTGTAACCTGGGCCGTCATTTCAATATATACCGTAGTACCTTCTCTGCGAATGATCGGGTCCACCGGGGTTTGGCTAATCGCAGAGGAGGAGGAGACTTCATCGTGGTGAACAGGTTTAACTGTATCGGTTGAACTACAGTGAGAGAGCGTTGCTGTGAATATAGCGAGTACGAGTGACCATTTATATACATTCAGTAAGGAGAACATAGTTGCACAACCTTTACTCAAGTGATGTTTTTCACAATCTAAAAAACAGGTTTTCTTTCATTTCAGTAGTTATTTAGTTATAGATTACGTTATTGAGGTGGGGACGGGTGTGATGAGGCACACACTTGGGTAACTCTTATTGAGCCATTTTCAATAATCTGGCTTCCATTCTTGTACTGAGGAACGGAGTTTCATATAATTTTAGTGAGATGGATTGGTAAATGTTGAGTATTCTGACGCGGTGTGTGTCATAGTTTCAGGAGAAGGGTGGATACAGGATGAAACGTTTCGAAGATGAAGGTGCGTATAAGTACAGTTTTTATTCGGTTCTTCGACGGGGAGAGCGGATTGATGTGAAATGTCCCAAATGCGGTGGGCACGCTTCGATTGAACTACAGAACGATCAACTGGGATGGAAGTGTTTCGAATGTTACGCTCAAGCTTTTGAAGAACCAGTGTATCAATATAAAGCCAAGGGGAATTGTGCTGTATGTGAACGTTGGTTTAACGTGGGAGTCACAGACGAGAAGAAGACGTCTCACCGATCAACGCATGTGGAATGTCCGCATTGTGGTTCTGTGAATCAGGTTGAATTACACGCCAAGCCGACATACCAAAGGTGTTTTTCCGAGATTTGTGCAGGGAAAGATCCTGTATTTGGGCTGGAATTATACTTCCTGGATAATTTCAGAGGAAAAATAATATGGGCTGTGAATCGGGAACATCTGAATTATCTCATCGCTTATGTCTCCGCAGATCTGCGTGTAAAATACGGAAATATGCCTATACGAACGGCTTCACATAGTATTCCGGCTTATATCAAGGATGCGAAGAACAGGGATGTGGTTGTTCGTACACTGTCGAAGCTTCAGCACAAGACTGGATGAGAATGGAATTGAAGATGAAGCGTTAAAGCTGCAAGGAGAGAAGATATGAAACTACGCGTTAAATTGACTATTTTTGCAATCATTCTGGGTGTGTTGATGATTCCGGCTTATTTTATTTTACAGACATTCGGTGTATTTCAAAAAGAGACAGTATTATCTGACTATGCTCTGGCCGTTGATGTTAATGGGAAGTCCTATGGGACCTGGCCGCTGATTAACAGTTTTGCAGCGATGGACAAAGAGGAAGATAACCGTCAGTTTTATTACCGGATCGACATGAGTCATCTCCAATACCTGTTTAATCTGGCCTATCAGGAGTATGATGTGAAGCCCGGCGGGGACAATCCGTATCTGGCTGGTACTTTAAACTATCAACGAACAGATCACAACTATGTGCAGACCGAGAGACAGTATGAGAACGCCAACGATTTTACAACGGTTTTGAATCTGTATGATCAGGATGGGCAGGTGATCTACACCTACAATAATACCGGCAAGGGAGATAAACAGCTGGTGGAATCCATTATTCATCAGGGAATGAGCCGTTCTACGAATGGTGGCGGCGGTGAAGTTGTTCGCGATCCTTATATCAATATTACGGCGTTATTTCGCGACAAGTTAAATATCGATGTGAAACTGACGGTGGATGAGGATCACAAAGTGGTTACCATTCGAATGAACAAATCGGAGGCGAGACGATGAATGAGTATGGTGTACAACACGGACCTGTTTATCTGGAAGGATTAATTAGGAAAGAAGAGGACATAAAGTCCGATGAAGTGGAATGGAAAGGCAAACTTCAAACGAGTGATGGTCATGATAAATTCCATATTTTTTATTATGGTGACTTGACCGAAGATGATCTGATTACCTGGCATGATTCGACACCGCTTCTTGTATATGCGGAGCATACGGTCACGGGTGAGCGTCATCTGCTCATTGATGCCGCCAAGCATGGATATGATGCCATGTTATGTGAGAGCTATTCGGAAGAAGCACTACATGACAGACCCCTTCGTCCTTACCTGGATGTTGAAGGAGAGGACATCTTTGAAGTTGAGTTGACGGCCTACTACAATGTGCCTTGGGATGAAGAGTTTGGCGAAGATGTAGATGAAAATGGTGCATATGAACTGATTACGGGAGAGCGCATGCAGTTTGATCAGGTCAAGCGTGATGGATATGATGCATTTGCCATTCGCATTCTGAATCGTAAAGGGGTATGGACTGAAATTGTACAGGAAGAACTGGCTTAGATTCTGAAAACGAATGAACGAAACTGAGATGGGAGATGTCGACTAATGTATATTGTATCTCGTGTACTTAAGCCGGTTCCAACAGAGGAACTGGATCACTTTGAACAACAGCACGCCATCTCGCTACCTTTGTCATACCGGACCTGGATTGAACAATACGGAGAGGGTACATACACGGGATGGATGAATGTGCAGAGACCGGACCCGGAAGTGTTGAAGCCTTTTGTGGAATATGATTTTTGGATACATACGGATGATTCGCCTATAAGTCAGCATCAACTTGAACAGTGCATCTCCATCGGCAGTTCTGTAGATGGAGATTTCCTTGCTGTTCATCCGGAAGTTGAGGGGCTGTTGTGGCTACCGCGTCATGATGAGAATATCACCTTATGGACATGCTCGGAGACTGAATTTGGCGAAACGCTGGACCGGATATTTTGTGGGTATTACCATCAGGATAAACCAATAACGCCACTATACTTTGAACCGTGGAATGAGTTGCGGAAACATACGTTTTACCATTTTTCAGGGGCGGAACAGGGAAGCTCCATGAAGGAACTCGCCGATACATGCAAAACAGAATTTAAGTGGGACGCTGTGTTGGAGAATGAGTACATGTGCAAGATGTTCATGGTGTCGATGGGAGGATATTTACGCTTTAACTATGCTGCTGGGAGAGAAGTTGCCCTGTTCTATGAAGAAAAGAATGGTGCGGAGGAGGCGACGGATAACGAAATCAGTTTGTTCTTGCAGGCACATCATTGTACGGCATATGAATAGGGACAGAGTGGAGGGATACCTATGAGTTGGTTAAAGGAAGACATTGCGGAACAATGGCGCAATGAAGGCAAGCGTTATGCAAGGGAGGTCAATGCATTTGTCCGGAGAAGTATGCAGGGAGAGCAACCGGATGAATTCGAGTTGGAGGGAGACTCCAGAAGCGGAATGAGTACTGAAGTATTCCATATGGTGAGACAGGCCAATCTCCACGGTGACTTGGAGGTGCTCCGACGTGAGCTGCCCGCAGCGACGTGGCCACTGAACGAGGCGTTTCAGGCTTCCATGCAAGCGGTCAAAGTTGTAGGTTATCTGAACGAGGAAACGATTGTATGTCATACGGGTATCTTCACGGAGAATAGTCAGATATATACGATGGATCAGCACGGATGGCAGTTGATCTCTCCATATACTTTTGCAGGTTGCTCATCAGACGGATTGGACTATGCGCTTGCAGGACCGGATGGAATTCGTTTCATTCGTCAGCCAGATCGCAGGTTGGAAGGACAGGAGATAGCGACATATCGATGGGAAGATATTCAAGCCCGGATACAGTCGTCATTATCTCCGATTGAATCACTTGCGGATTGTGAGCATCCTGAACGGACACTTGAAGGACTTATACCTATGGATGAAGGCAGAGCACTACTCATACATTCAAGATACGGTATATATCTGGTAACGCAAGATCAAGTGACCTTGCTTCATCCCGATCTGGCAGAGATCGAAGAGTATGAGCTAGAGGATACACAGATAGATATGGGGCATGCAGCGGTATCTCGGGATGATCGATGGATTGCCTATGGCAGCCAAGGGAGCAATCATATGGTGATGGACCGCCAGCTGAACAAAACATACTCTCTCTATCCAGAATCGAGCTACCCTCATTATGCGGCATTCACCAGTAATAACCAGACCGTCTGGTTTAACGCATGTCATTTCTACAACGGGGTCACGATACAGGTCCCGCTGGAATCAATCGCAGGTAACGAAACGAAGGAAGATTGGCCGGTCATGGATGAGAATGCACGAGTGTATGCAGCGGTGGAAATAGAGGCAGGCATGGTGCTTGGGGATGCATATGGTTATCTATATTGTGTAAATGGCGAGGGTGAGGAAGTATGGCGTCATTTTGTGGGAAGTACCATCTATTCTCTCGCCGTATCGCCAGGGCAGTCCAAGCTGGCAGTTGGCACATATGGTGGCATGCTGCATGTGCTTGATCTTTGTTCCAAAGAAATGGACGAGTACAGGATCGGTACAGGCACTCTTCGTGAGTTGGAGCGGTATGTGTTGTGGCGTGGAGAAGAACCTCTGCGCTGGTGAGGCAGCATTTTGACCTAGTTAGGGGTGAAGGAATGGAACGTGAAGAGGCAGTAATGTTATTAAAATGTCATGCTTTTTCCTATGATGATCTGAGTCATCCCAAGATGGAGAACGGTTTTCTTCGCAGTCTGCGGCCCTTTCGTGGACAATTAATTGAGGAGAATTTTCATGAGTTGATGGAGATACTGCGTGTTCTGGCGTCCGAACTTGCACGGCCTTCACTGGATCGGGAAGTCATGGCATGTCTATGGGGAATTACTCATATGGCACGTGCTTGGGCTGTTGAACCTGAGGGTATGCTTCGCAGCAACAACTTCATTTCGGACGAACAGGTGGCGTTGATGGAACAATGGCTTAATTTGTTATCTTATGCAGTCATGATTCTGATTGAAGGCGGCGGAGAGGAAGAAGCGTTTTGGGGATATCATCAATATCTACAAGAAAAGAAGAACTGAGATAGGGGAGGTGTGGTGAGATTGGAGCCGAATGTATCATTAAACGTGCTAATGGACGAGCTGAATCACTTGTTAGATGAGAGAATACAGGATCCCGAGATTCGGCAATTGTTTGAAGAATATCAACATCGGGAAGGTGCATCCGAGGAAAGCCTGGATCTATTTGAAAAGGAGTATGGCGTCCGGCTGCCTGGCGATTTTCGTACCTTTTATCAAAGAAAAGACGGCAGTGGCTATGGGTTGCATGTGCTGTACCCGGGTGGTGCCGAGGGAGGGCGTCGTACACCCTTTTATCTGATGTCATTGGAAGAGATTCGAGAGACCAAACAATACTTCTGTGAAGTGGATGAGAAGCTCGAAGAGTATTATTCTGCGGAGGAGATCAACCAGTTGGACCCGGAGATCAAGCCATTCCTGTTCCATAAACCATGGATTCCTTTTGCAACAATTGCGGGAGGTTCACTGTATCTGATGCTCGATTTTGATCCAACGGAGGAAGGGACGTATGGGCAGATTATTATGTACGTTCACGATCCGGACTTTGTTTATTACCTTACAGCTACCTTCACGGATCTCCTCAGCATGTCGAACCGTAATTTGAAGATGATGGATGAGATCACCTATTAAAATTCTGCACGATTAGACAATTCCTTCAATAATAAAGAAGCTGCCGAAGCAGCTCCTTTATCTGAACAAGTACTTTGTATGAGTCTAATGATTACCACTGGAAGAAACGATGTCCATGAAATCCTCCACCTGGAGGTCCTCCGTGTCCACCGGGACCACCCGGACCGCCAGGTCCACCGCCGTGAGGTCCGCCGGGATAGCCGCCTCCTGGGAAATGACCAGGGTGTCCACCGGGGTAACCGCCTCCTGGATAGCCACCATGCCACCAAGGACCACCGATCGGATATGGTAGTGGAACAGGAACGATGGGTGGGTATGGATACGGATAAGGGTAAGGATACGGTGAGGGTGGCGGAGGTGGTGGATAATAAGGGTAAGGATAACCCGCAGGTTGCGGGGATGACACTGAACCAGGGCCGTATGCCATGTAACAAGCCTCCAATGACTGGATTGATGATATCAGCCTATGCCACAGTGGTTTCAGATGATACAGCAGATTGAAGATTAATGAATAATGAATTATAGAGTAATGAGGGGGAACCTATGGTAGCCGTAGCTTTTCACACTGATCCAAGAGGGACTGCCTATGAACTGTTGATTGACGAATTGATCGAGAAGGCAGATCGTTTTATGCTGGTAGACAGACAAAGGTACGAAGAGAACGAGATACCGGAAGTAGTTCGTGTGTTAGAGAGATTGAAGCCCTATCTTGTGGAACGAGCTACGATGGAAGAGATGATGCTAAAAAGCGGAGCCTATTATTCGGAAGGTACCTATTATACATATCGCTGTACGCCGGAATCGGGTCACGTGCTCAAAGAAGAAGCCAATCGTTTTCATGATTGGTGTTATCCGTCATTGCCGGACGATCTTTGCTTTATGACAGAAGACGGAAATGATTATTTTTTCTCTGTGGCCCATGAGCATATGTATGGCATGAGGATTACATACAAAGAAGCGAGTGAACTTATGGAGCGGATTCCGGGGTTGTTCTTTGATTTGGACCGTCATAAGGTAATTGATCATCTCCTGGACGATGCGATCAGACATCAGACCGATAAGCTGGATATCAGCTTACATGGTTTAAGTGAGCTTCCCGAACGAATTCGGGAGTTGAAGCACTTGAAGGAGTTGACGATTTTTGAGCAGAATCTGTACTCACTCCCTGCAAGTCTGTTTGAACTTACTTCATTGGAAAGATTGGTCATTACAACGCTGGATCTGGAGTGTATTCCGGCAGAAATCGGGAAATTGAAGCAACTTCAAGAGTTAAGAATTTATTGTGGCAGCCCTTTTGAATCTGCACCTGGTTGGAGGCCCAAACCACAAACTGAGTTGGGATTAAATTGTATTCCGCCTGAGATTGGTGAATTAAGTGAGCTGAAGTATCTGGAGATCGTATATTCTGGTATACGTGAACTCCCCCCGGAGTTGGAAAGACTGAAGAATTTGCGTGCTTTACTGGTGACGAATGCACTAATTGAGGGAACTCCGGATGTTGTCACAAGAATGCACTGGCTGGAGTATGTAGACTTAATGAATATTCCATTTGGAACCCATTGGGAAGAAGTCTGGGAAATGAAAAAGAACATGTAACAAATAGAGCCCTGCTCGGGATGTCCGAGTCAGGGATATTTGTTATGCGATGAAAACTTGGCGGAAATGGGCTCACGAATCTGGGCGCTGGGCATAAGCTGGCATATAGGTTATGACCTAAACCGAGAGCGAAGGGCAGGCGTTTTATTTTGGCAACCTCATACATGGATTACACTTTACCAACCACCGAATTTACTTACGATTTGAGCAATAACCCGTTATTCAAGAAGGATGAGAACAACTATATTAACTCTCTTTCCATCAAGCAGTTAAACACACTGGGCAATGCTTCTTTACTGGATATTTTCCTCAACACGGGCAATGTGGTTGAACCACATACGCATCAGAATGCAACGGAGTTGGTATACTGCATCAGCGGTGCGGCAGTTGTTTCCCTCATTAATCCATTTACCAACGAGCTTCTTCATTTCCCGATTACTCCGGGGCAGGTGGCTAACGTTCCTCAAGGCTGGTGGCACTATGAAGTGGCTACTGCAGATGATACACACTTACTGGCAGTTTTTGATGCTCCTGTTCCTGAGGCGATATTTGGCTCAGACACCTTACGTCTTACACCTGCAAAACTTTTGGCTTATACGTACTGTCTGGATGAGAAAAAAGTTCAAGAAGCGCTGGCTCCCATTCAAAAAACAGTGA
The nucleotide sequence above comes from Paenibacillus sp. W2I17. Encoded proteins:
- a CDS encoding Crp/Fnr family transcriptional regulator — its product is MICAHEAKDACFSKVSLFQHLDPSEAALLTSLLHTRKYNKGEVVVQEEERSDTLYVVHQGCVKLSKYNENGKEHIIRFLFPGDFFGQDSLLHQKPHAANAEVLEPSAICSISKPDFDQLLEHDPKLAYHFLLAFSKLLRETDEWNSSLSAMTTEQKIAKLLLYFHTRNHAKHEIRLPVFKKDMALLLGITPETLSRKLALMQTQELLQVTGNCILILQLEQLREMVPY
- a CDS encoding leucine-rich repeat domain-containing protein — translated: MVAVAFHTDPRGTAYELLIDELIEKADRFMLVDRQRYEENEIPEVVRVLERLKPYLVERATMEEMMLKSGAYYSEGTYYTYRCTPESGHVLKEEANRFHDWCYPSLPDDLCFMTEDGNDYFFSVAHEHMYGMRITYKEASELMERIPGLFFDLDRHKVIDHLLDDAIRHQTDKLDISLHGLSELPERIRELKHLKELTIFEQNLYSLPASLFELTSLERLVITTLDLECIPAEIGKLKQLQELRIYCGSPFESAPGWRPKPQTELGLNCIPPEIGELSELKYLEIVYSGIRELPPELERLKNLRALLVTNALIEGTPDVVTRMHWLEYVDLMNIPFGTHWEEVWEMKKNM
- a CDS encoding SMI1/KNR4 family protein — protein: MEPNVSLNVLMDELNHLLDERIQDPEIRQLFEEYQHREGASEESLDLFEKEYGVRLPGDFRTFYQRKDGSGYGLHVLYPGGAEGGRRTPFYLMSLEEIRETKQYFCEVDEKLEEYYSAEEINQLDPEIKPFLFHKPWIPFATIAGGSLYLMLDFDPTEEGTYGQIIMYVHDPDFVYYLTATFTDLLSMSNRNLKMMDEITY
- a CDS encoding cupin domain-containing protein, producing MATSYMDYTLPTTEFTYDLSNNPLFKKDENNYINSLSIKQLNTLGNASLLDIFLNTGNVVEPHTHQNATELVYCISGAAVVSLINPFTNELLHFPITPGQVANVPQGWWHYEVATADDTHLLAVFDAPVPEAIFGSDTLRLTPAKLLAYTYCLDEKKVQEALAPIQKTVIIGPPADCQPSTAPASNSAPNVNHQPYVMPNVQPNVQPNMQPNTQPNTQPNMQPNTQPNMQPYVNRLPYWGTWVDPRIIHEPGCPYYRELPVNTNNQEER
- a CDS encoding multicopper oxidase domain-containing protein, giving the protein MFSLLNVYKWSLVLAIFTATLSHCSSTDTVKPVHHDEVSSSSAISQTPVDPIIRREGTTVYIEMTAQVTDIEISEGVIYNAWTFNGTVPGPILRVTEGDTLVFTLKNKDSSLPHSMDFHAVHAAPSSKFIDVMPGEEGTFTYPTSSSGVFMYHCGTKPVLAHIANGMYGMIIVEPKAGYPSDHLVDREYTLVQSEWYKEHDYEAFLNGEPEYVVFNGNDYGLTKRPLLAKVGDTVRIYVSNAGPNEVSSFHIVGTIMDRVYTDGNPRNIQYGIQTVMLPASGGAVVEFTVTEEGDYPIVTHQFNHVAKGASAVLRVTKDGIDHGGPAMSH